A genome region from Synergistes jonesii includes the following:
- a CDS encoding phenylalanine--tRNA ligase subunit alpha: MEIEEMRKALKENGFLERLEKIKESGLEKIEGSSLPEHLQLVRANLLGKKGELTEILKSVGQSAPELRKTLGQAANEVKQILTEAVEKRNAQLLDTVSAFEGEADVTVPGAEPFTGGLHPVTQMCYDLNDAFLSLGFEVFSENEITSEKYAFDNLNFAQEHPARESMDTYWLKGHDEGRGAERLCLRPHLTGASVRYLRDHGAPARFVYPGRVYRNETTDARHERAFFQYEALIVDRDFSFASGMVLIKTILERVFGREIDVRMRVGFFPFVEPGFEIDMKCQVCGGEGCSVCKHVGWIEVMPGGTPHPNVLRAAGLDPAVWSGFYINIGLDRLVMMRYGVDDVRLFHSADLRFLEQFK; the protein is encoded by the coding sequence ATGGAAATAGAAGAGATGAGAAAGGCCCTGAAGGAGAACGGCTTTCTCGAACGCCTTGAAAAGATAAAGGAGTCCGGCCTTGAGAAGATCGAGGGAAGTTCTCTGCCGGAGCATCTGCAGCTGGTGCGCGCGAATCTCCTCGGCAAAAAGGGAGAGCTCACAGAGATATTAAAGAGCGTCGGGCAGTCCGCGCCCGAGCTGCGCAAAACTCTCGGACAGGCGGCAAACGAAGTAAAACAGATCCTCACCGAAGCGGTGGAAAAACGAAACGCTCAGCTTCTCGACACAGTATCCGCGTTCGAAGGGGAAGCCGATGTAACGGTCCCCGGCGCGGAGCCCTTCACAGGCGGACTGCACCCCGTAACACAGATGTGCTACGATTTGAATGACGCTTTCCTTTCTCTCGGCTTTGAAGTCTTCTCCGAAAATGAAATAACGAGCGAGAAGTACGCTTTTGACAACCTGAATTTCGCTCAGGAGCATCCGGCGCGCGAGAGCATGGATACCTACTGGCTCAAGGGGCACGACGAGGGGCGCGGAGCGGAGCGCCTCTGCCTCCGCCCGCACCTCACCGGCGCTTCCGTCCGCTATCTACGCGATCACGGCGCTCCGGCGCGCTTCGTATACCCGGGACGCGTCTACCGCAACGAGACGACCGACGCGCGCCACGAAAGGGCATTTTTCCAGTACGAAGCGCTGATAGTGGACAGGGATTTTTCCTTCGCCTCCGGCATGGTACTGATCAAGACTATTCTTGAAAGGGTTTTCGGCCGCGAGATCGACGTGCGCATGAGGGTGGGTTTCTTCCCGTTCGTCGAGCCGGGCTTCGAGATCGACATGAAATGCCAGGTCTGCGGCGGCGAAGGCTGTAGCGTCTGCAAGCACGTCGGCTGGATAGAGGTCATGCCGGGCGGCACCCCTCATCCGAACGTTCTCAGGGCCGCCGGGCTCGACCCGGCCGTGTGGTCGGGCTTCTACATCAACATAGGGCTCGACCGTCTCGTCATGATGCGCTACGGCGTAGACGACGTGCGCCTCTTCCACAGCGCCGACCTTCGTTTCCTTGAGCAGTTCAAGTAG
- a CDS encoding potassium channel family protein, translated as MDVKGEKKKRSFLVIGLGRFGAALCEKLAERGQYVIGIDSLPQPVNELADRIAVAAQLDVTDESALRKAGAAEADVAVVTIGEAVEKSILCTSILVEMGIPLVIARAANCLHAKVLERVGAHSVIFPERDMGFSIGEKLVYPWYSAFTHIGGGDFLLGRIRPLPDMLGKDMAQLKFSQKYKVIVILMEYGGAQHTPDAARPFEKDDKIWVLGHTADIGRLVAECDIADMPGAEEAKLSGVDQSARGRLY; from the coding sequence ATGGACGTAAAGGGTGAAAAGAAGAAAAGAAGTTTTCTGGTGATCGGGCTCGGCCGCTTCGGGGCGGCGCTCTGCGAAAAGCTCGCGGAGCGCGGGCAGTATGTGATCGGAATCGATTCTCTGCCGCAGCCGGTCAACGAACTCGCCGACAGGATAGCGGTAGCGGCCCAGCTCGACGTCACGGACGAGAGCGCGCTGCGCAAGGCCGGCGCCGCTGAAGCGGACGTCGCCGTCGTCACCATAGGGGAGGCCGTCGAAAAAAGCATCCTCTGCACTTCGATTCTCGTGGAGATGGGTATCCCGCTCGTCATAGCACGCGCCGCTAACTGTCTGCATGCGAAGGTGCTCGAGCGCGTCGGCGCGCACAGCGTGATATTTCCCGAGCGCGATATGGGCTTCAGCATAGGAGAGAAGCTCGTCTATCCGTGGTATTCCGCGTTCACGCACATAGGCGGCGGAGACTTTCTGCTCGGCAGGATACGCCCTCTGCCCGACATGCTGGGCAAGGATATGGCGCAGCTGAAATTCTCACAAAAATACAAAGTTATTGTTATACTTATGGAGTATGGCGGCGCTCAGCATACGCCAGACGCCGCGCGCCCTTTCGAAAAGGACGACAAGATATGGGTGCTCGGACATACCGCCGACATAGGCAGGCTCGTCGCCGAATGCGATATCGCCGACATGCCAGGCGCGGAAGAGGCAAAATTATCGGGCGTTGATCAGAGCGCCCGAGGGAGGCTGTATTAA